The stretch of DNA ACAACGGTTTGTTCGTGGGAATTGTCATAATTGCGGTCTACTGGATTGCAAACCACCTGGCATTAAGAGGCGTGGAGACTTTCTCGCAGGTCGGAAGCAAGGGGTTAATTGTAGGTACGCTGATTCCAGTTTTAGTCCTCGTAGTACTGGCAGTCGTCTTCATATCGACAGGAGGAAAGTCGTATATAACCGGGTCCGAGGCCAGCTTCATCCCGGTATGGGCAGGGTTTGCAAGTATAGTGCTTATCATAAGCAATTTTCTCTCTTACGCAGGAATGGAGATGAACGCTGTCCATGTCACCGATATGCACAACCCGGAGAAGACATTCCCGAAGGCAATGCTTCTTGCCTGCATACTTATTCTCCTGGTGTTCATCCCAGGGACCCTGGCAATATCGGTATGCCTCCCGGCATCAGGAATCAACCTGACAACCGGTGTCCTCCAGGCATTCGACGTCATGTTCTCTTATGTCGGAATCGCGTGGGGGACGCATGTTATGGCAGCTCTTATCGTTATAGGAATTCTGGCATCTGTCGTTATCTGGATTCCCGGTCCGAGCAAAGGGCTTCTCCTGGTCGGACAGGAGGGTTATCTCCCACCGTGGTTCCAGAAGACCAACAAAAACGGAATGCAGGAGAACATATTGCTGGTACAGGGAACTGCCGTAACGGTTCTGGCATTGTTCTTTGCATTTATTCCCTCGGTGCAGGAGGCGTTCTGGATACTATCGGCGATGTGCGTCCAGCTCTACCTCATCATGTACGTGATGATGTTCCTCTCCGCAATGCGGCTCAGGAAAACGGAGCCGGATAAAAAAAGAGGTTTCAGGGTTCCCGCGATGGGCGTTGTTGCGTCTCTCGGCCTCATTGCCAGCGTCCTTGCATTCGTCATCGGATTCTTTCAGCCTGCCGGGGCGAATATGAATCCCCTTGTCTATGCAGGAATCCTTCTCGCAGGCATATTACTTCTCGGAACATGGCCTATGTTCATCAGCAGATACAAAAAATCCGGCTGGGACCTGAGGCAAAAAGATAAAACTGAGTCTGAGCAGGGCACTTAAAAATAATAAAATCCTGAATATTTTCTTTTTATTATCCGGATTACAGCAGAAGATTCAATTAGCTATAATCAGAATTCAGTTTTTCAATTATTGGATTATTCTTCGCTTTCCTGTAATACCGGAATCATAACTGCCGGCATCATCCAGAACCCGCCTGAATTCTTCCGAGGATATTGCATCGATTAGCCTCATAACTCTCTCGTCCTGCATGTGCTCCGCCCGTACTGCGAGTTCGTACTGTTCGACTGCAACAGGCTCGAATTCAAGGCCGTAGGTCTTCGCTATCGAATACGACGTAAGTGCCGCATCGCAGTTTCCGCCTGCAACGGCTATTGCGGCAGAGAGCGGGTTGTTTACGACCCGGGAGTACCCGTTCACGGATTCGGGATCGATCGATCTTCCGGAAAAAAGCCTGTCGAGGACTATCCTGCATTCCGATCCTGCCGGCTGGTTGACTATGGATGAGCCGGGCAGTTCGTCGATTCCTATACCAGTCTTTGATGCGATGCCGAGAATGATTCCTGCAATCCCGGTCATGTGGATCTCTTCGCCAGGCATGTACTGCCTGATATATTCGGTATTATACCCCCCTTCGGCCGAGAGTGCATGAAGAGCCGCCGCATGGCAGATGTCTTTTTTCAGGGCGATAATCCCGCTGATATTTCCGGTATTTCCGTTGTGCAGCCAGATCTCCTCTTCGCTCAGGATGTTCGAGAGCCAGCCCATCGGTGGCTCCATGATCCCGGTCACGAGCAGAGACCTGTCGGCATGGGCGATGCTCCGGGTCATATTCAAAAAGACACTCTCTCCTTCGGCATAGCCTTCTATCGGAGCCGGGAGCCTGAGGTAGGCGTTCGATCGTATGGAGGCCATCTGAACACCTGCACCTCTCGACTGCTGCGACGCAATATAATGATCGCCGTGCTTCGCAACGGAAAGGAGGACGAACTCGTCGTAACCTACGTTCGAAGTAAGGTCGCCGGCAAGAGAGACCTCAAGTTTTTCCGAAGGCGGACCACTGAAACCGAGAGTATCAAGCAGGGGGCCGAGTATCTCCCTGAGTACAACCTGGGCCGATATCGGATAGCCCGGGAGGCCGATTACAGGTTTGCCTTCGATCTCCCCGAGGATCATCGGTTTTCCGGGCATCATTGAGATCCCGTGGAACACAAGTCTCCCCAGATCCCCGATCGCTCCTGCTGTAAAATCTCTTGTTCCAGCGGACGAACCTGCCGAAACAATTATAATATCGTTTTCAAGAACAGCCTCAGAGATCACGTCCCTTATCATTTCGGGATCGTCGGGTGTCGGGGGATAGCAGGTCGTATCGACATTTCTCTCACCAAGCCATGCCGCCGCCATTGTTATATTGCTTTCGACGACCTGTCCGGGTCCCGGTCTCGTTCCGATCGGAACAAGTTCGCTGCCGGTCGGGATCAGGCCGGCCCTGAGCTTTTTGACCACCGGATCGGTTACCCCGTATGTCCCGAGCGCCCCTATATCAAACGGCCTGATCCTGTAGTTCTTCGGAACAATGAGCTCTCCCTGCTTTATATCCTCGCCCGCTGCACGGACGTTCTGCCAGGGTCTTGCACTCTTCCGAATGGTGATCCCTTCGCCTTTCTCTTCGAACCACACATCCTCTATCATGACGACCGCATCATAGGTAAGCGGCACCGCATTCCCTGTATTGACCCTGAGAAAATCCCTGACCGAAACCGGGTTCTGCTCGCTCGCCGCGAACGTGTCGCTGCTCTTCAGTGCGACACCGTCCATCGCGGAGACATTGGTCACAGGAACACTGTATTCCGCATATACAGGGGAGGCGGCAACTCTTCCCGCAGATTCTGCAAGAGGAACCGTCCCCGAGGATTTAAGGGCCCCGAAAAGTTCCAGCACCTTCTCCACAGCCTCATCGAGGGTTATCTGGGAGAGATATCTCTTTACCAAAGGAATACCTCCACTTCCTCGCCGGCCTCAAGGCCCTCGCGGCCGGCCGGGATCTTAATTACGCCGTCGCTTTCCACGATGGTATTCAGGAGACCCGACTTTCCGAAAAGAGGCATGGCTTCATTTTCTGCGACCAGCTTTATACGCACATACTCCTCACGGCCTTTTTCCGAGGATATGTTTGTGACAAGCCTTGCTTTCCTGACAGACTTCATGGTATCTGAGAAACCGGCCATTGCTACGAGGAGATGGCGGACAATAACAGAGAGAACCATATACGTCGCGGCAGGATGCCCCGGAATTCCGATTACAGGCGTATCTTTAACCTTTGCGATAATCGTCGGCTTGCCCGGGGCAAGCATTACACCATGTGCAAGCACCTCGCCTTCGGTGTAGAGAACTCGGGCGGTGATATCGCGTATATCCTTCGAACTCCCGCCGGATATCAGGATCAGATCGCACTTGTCCACGCCGCTCCGGATAAGGGAGATCATCTCCTCCTCATTGTCCCTGACAATTCCGAGATGCAGCGGGATTCCCCCTTGTTTCCTGACGAATGCAGAACAGAGATAGCTGTTTACATCCCTGACCTCTCCAACCTTCGGTTTCTTGTCGACGGGGACGATCTCGATTCCTGTAGAGATTATTCCTACGACAGGTTTCTTCATGACCGGCACTTCATAGTAGCCTATCGCCGCCAGGGCCCCGAGATCTGATGCTGAAAGAACCTCTCCTCTTCCAAAAACAACGCCGCCTTCAGGAAAATCTTCGCCTTTTTTTACAACATTCTCACCGACTGCAACCGGCCGTTTGACAAGAACATCACCACCGACCTCATCGGTGTATTCTACCATTACGACCGCATCGGCCCCGTCAGGCATCTGACCGCCGGTAGGGATATTGAAGCATTCCCCCCTCGAAAGCGACATTTTCTCCCCGGCACCCATATCGATCCTTCCCTTCAGTTTCAGCATAGATGGGATCGAGTCGGTCGCATTTGTCGTATCCGCCGCGAAGACAGCGTAGCCGTCCTTCCATGACCGGTCAAAGCCCGGGATATCGATGTCGGACCTGACATCCTCTGAAAGAACCCTGCCAAGGGCATCATCGAGAAGGACTCTCTCCGGAGGCATCGCCGGTGCAATGGATTTTGCAAGATCCACTGCTTCATCTACTCTAATCAGGCTCAAAAAAGACGATTTCATAACTAACCCTGAATTGTCCCAAAAATGTTTATCTGAAGCAGCCGAGCTGGCACCCGCGGATTTTTATCTGGCTTGTATTGCAGTATTTACCTATATCAGCCAGAGGGATGCCATATTCTTTGTTTATCTCCATCGCCTGGGGGCATGTCATCACCTTCTCTATCCCCTTTTCCCGGAATATTCCGGCAAGTCTGGCTTTATACTCATCATCCATATATGATCATTGCTTTACAATAAATTAGAGTTTACCTAATGTTATATACATAAAAAGAGGATTATTTTTCAGCCATTTTATTCAGTATTTTTCTGATCTCCCGCAGTTCATCGAGGATCTCTCCGGATGAAACCTGTCCGGAACTCTCACTATCATCACCGCCCGTCGCCGCTGCAGCCGGCCCCCTGCTCCTCACGAAACCCATTATCATTTCGCGGAGGGGTTCGGGCTCTTCAATACCGGTTATCCTGATTTCCGCAACATTTTGCGCAGAATAACCGGCAGTCTGAATCCTGAGATTCGATATTCCGAAAATTCTCATCAGGGGGCCCTGCACGATATCGACATTGGTAATCCTGTTGTACGGAACAATTCCAGTCTGCCTGAACCACACGCCTCTCTTCCATGTCATCTCGGTTTCGTTCAGGTGATAGACGATCGATTTGTAATAAAGTGAATTCCATACGACAGTAACCAGGAGGGAGACAATCAACAGGGCAACGACTATAATATTCAGAATAGTGTTCTCAAAAACAGGTATGATCCACGCAATACAAAGCCACAGGATGATTACAACCAGGGAGACCACGATAAGATTATATTTTTTAAACCGCGTCACCGGCTTAAAATCCTTAAATAGCTCTATCTCTGACATACGGATCTCTTTTGAATGGAGATTATATAAATGAGCACTCAGGGAAGATATTGAAAATTAAAAATCAGGTTTTGTCTCGATACAGTAGTTCCTGTGCAGGTACTCCTCGCGGACAGGATAATTGCTCATTCTGACTGTATAATACCTCTCGAACTTCTTTATGAATTCAGGGTCGCGGCTGATGTCATACTCCTCCGGAACCTCGGGTTTTACCCAGAACGTGGTATTGCTACCGTGAACAAGGCATGCCCCCTTCCTTGAAACCGGCCTTCCTCTTTTTATCGTATGTTCGGTACACGAAAGACCTGCTATTACCTTTTCGTATTCAACCGAAGGATCGATCTCGTACGGCTTTAACGGGTATATGGCGATATCAGCGTCAGCACCTACTCCAAGGTGGCCCTTTCCGAGATCTACTATTCCGAGAGCCTTCGCCTGCGCAGCCCGGGTCATTATCGCGATCTCGTTCCAGTCGAGTTCGCGGTCAAGAGTCTGAAGCAGAACGCGTTTATAGATATCAGGATGAACGGTCTCCATCTCGAGATCGCGGTACTTTTTGCTCATCAAAAGGGCGGCAATCTCGGGATACTTTACAAACGGAGCTCCGTTGGGGTTGTCGGTCGTAAGCATGCAGCGCCACGGGTCCTTCACCTGTAGGGCGAGTTCAAGACCTATCGCCCACATTATCGAATTGACGAGATTCTTCCTGCTGTATAATACCGGAATAACTCCTGACCCGGTCTCAAGCTCGACATCATGGTTGCTCCACTTGTTGTTGTAGAGACGGAAGAGATTAAACTCCATCGGACCGTCGGCCGTCATCGTGGTCGTCCTCCCGAACATCACCTGGCCCATATCGATTGCAACCTGGGGTTTTCTGTTCACCATCCACGCGACATCGTCGGACTTCGAGCAGAAATCATGCCAGGAAGAGCCGCCGTAGGAATGGAACTGGACGTGAGTGAGGTAAAGGGTCTGCCTCTTGTCGTTTAAGTCCGGCGTCCTGTTCATCGTCTCAAGAGTGCACTTGTAGTTGCCCGGCTTTCCGAGGTTGTTGCAGTGAAGGTGGACCGAGTGCGGAAGCTTCAGGAACTCGTTCGCCCGTATCATGTAGTCGATGATCTCTGCAGGAGAAACATCGAAGTACGGAACCCTGTCGTGAATACAGTTTACATCCTTGCCATATCCCCATGCCTCGGTCCCGCCGGGATTCGTGAGCTTTAACCCGAATCCTTTTGCCGCAGTCAGGTACCACGCGACAACGGCGGCGGTCTTCTTAAGGTCGCCGTCATGGATAGCCTCCATCGCCGACCAGTTGCCGTCGAAGAGCGTATTGGCCATCGTATCCTGAAGGGTCGTATGAGCGAACTCCTCGTGAGTGTGCCGGGCTTCGAACGGAGCCATCGCACCTTCGAGAACTGTCGTGTACCCCATAGCACTGTAGCGGTAGGTGTTTGCATAAACCGTCGGAACGCTGTAGCCTGAGACCGGGTGCATATTCCGGCGGGCACGCCCCCTGCCTGCCCGCATATCCTCGGGGCTCATGTACCTGCCGAAGTTCACCTTCGTTCCGCAGATATGTGTATGGGAATCAACACCACCCGGCATAGTCAGGTTTCCGCCGGCATCGATCACCTCGGCGGAACTCCCGACGGACTCGACTATCTTTCCGTCCCTGACGGCGATATCCATCGTTTCGCCGTATATATCGTTCAGGGGATCGATGACCCACCCGTTTTTGATGAGATATTCGCTCATAACCCCTTCGCCTCCTTTATTATATTGTATATCCGGGTAAGAACCTCAAGATCGTTGGGCATGGTGGGTTCAAGGACTTTCTTCACCCAGAGGGGCAGGGCGTCCAGGCGGTAGCCGGTCCCCTCGGCATCTATTCCGCATGCCGCAACGGGGATATGCACATTGGCGACCGCAGTGCTGAGTGCGACAAATGGATCTATAACGACACATGGGATCTCGGAAAGGCGCCTGACACATTCTCTCGGGAAATGCGCCCCGGGATCACTGCCTATGATGATACATGCATCAGCTTCTTTCCTCCTGAGAAGATCGACAGCCGAGGTTTCTCCGGGATTATAGAATGCAGTGCCACGCGAGTAATCGATTGCATACGGGTAACCTCCCAGATAAGCGAATGTCTGGTTTGTCCCGTATACGTTCCAATGACCCCTCATCGGAGTCAGCGTGAACTTCGTATGCCTCGAGAGCTCATCGACGAGTTCAACTCCGTTCCTGACGTTTTTGTATTTTCCGGGCGATTCGGTCAGACCGATCCCTGTGAAAAACACACCGAACTTCGCCTTGAGAAGCATGTCCGCAACCCTGAAGAGCTGTTCTCTCTTCACTCCGGCGACCATGGGGGGAATGACATCCCTCTTTCCCCTGACGATCGCCCTCAGGGCGGAGAACACCGCATAATCGCCACCCGGTTTTATCTGGATGAATTCGTCGGCATTCTTCGCGATATCGGTCTCCCTGATGTCGACTACGATAAGTTTCCTCTCGCGGAAGGCGTTGTTCAGGAAGAAGCCGTCGGCGTATGTGGAATAACGGCTCATATGACGCGGGTGGGATTCTATCGGGTTCGACCCCCAGTAGACTATGACATCCGCCCTGTTCTTGATCTGGCCAAGCGTACAGCCGGGATGCCCTACTTCCTGAATAGCCATAATAGACGGACCGTGGCAGATCGACGAGCAGTTGTCGATCACCGCACCGGCCATCTCAGCGATCGAGATCCCCATGCACTGGGCCTCGCCGTAAGTTCCCGAGAAACCGAAGATCAGCGGTCTGTCGGCATCAAGGAGCATATTGGCGGTATAGTCTATCGCCTCGTCATAGGAGATATTTTTCCAGCCGGAGCCGTCTCTCATTATCGGCTCTTTCAGCCTTCCGCGTGCAGTGAACTTTCCGTTGCTCAAACTGCACCCGTTATCGACGCCTGTGATCTGGTTGTCCTTAATTGTTACCCGGATGTCATCGCAGAGACACCCGCAGAGAGGGCAGACGACATCGTCGATTACACAGTCCCCGCAGGGAGACTTTGTCACGCAGACAGGGTCTCCGATATCAAAACGGCAGCCGCCCTCATGCTCGAGAATCTCCCATGCCGTGAGAATTTCCTCATCTTCGCCGGCAGGGACAACATCGACATTTACCCATTTGTAATCCGGGGCGCCCGTTCCGTGGGTCTTTGAATGCAGGATATAATTCGCATGCGGACCGACCGGAATGAAAACCATCCCCTGTAAAATATCCGCACAGGATACTGCTTTAAAAATGGTTTCTCCGGCTTCGCTGGAGATTTTTACTTTCTGCCCGTCGTCCACCCCGATCCCGAGGAGATCCAGGGGGTTGATATAGCATAAAGAGGTCTGGGCAGTATACTCCGGATGATCCTTATAATAAAGCTGTTCGCCCTGCCGTATCGTTCTGCCACTGGTCATCACTAATTTCAAAGGGCAACCTCCGACAAAGGCCCCGGAAAGCAGGTTAGAACCTTGTTCTTATCGTATAAAAGCTGTTCAGGAATGAATACGCGGGAATATAATCCGGAGTACATCAGTTAATCATCTGTCGGACATCAAACTGAATAAATGTTTCTTTTTTTACACAATCCCGCTTTATATCTTATAAATTCCATAAATCAACAATATCATCTGAACATTAAAACAAAAGAAAAGAGATCTGTCAAACTCAGGACATACCATAGATATGGAGAACAAATCCAATCTTAGCTTTAATCCGCCGCATTCAGGAATTTCCTTACGGCCTCTGTGTATTCTTCTTCTTTCTCCAGATGATTCTCATGTGACGCATCTTTGATGATAAGGAGTTCCGGGTTATTTACAAGGCCGCTGAAGTATTTCATTGATCCGGGCGCCGCCTCATCATATTCCCCGCAGATGAAAAAGACAGGCACATCTATTTCGGACAAATTTCCGGTCAGGTTAAACGATTTCAGGGTTCCGGTACATGTGAACTCGCTCGGCCCCCACATATGCATATAAACAGGAATCGACATTTTCTCAAACGTTTTGATCAAAACAGGGGGCCACGGATCGAGCCTGCATAGATGAACCGAATAATAATAGTTCATTGCATCCTGGTATTCCTTTGAATCATAATTCCCGGTCTCCTCCGCGTGCCTGACATGCTCCTGTATCTCTTCAGGCATCTCCGACAGGTACGCCTTCTGGTCTGAGATCCATCTTCCCGTATCGAGAAGAGGGGAAGATAAGATCAGGCTCTTTACGCCTTCCGGATTCCCGTCGAGATAGTACGCCGCCGCAAGCCCGCCCCCCCACGACTGCCCGAGAATATGAACTTCGTCAAGCCCGAGAGCACTGCGGACTTCGCCTAATTCTTTCACGTAGTTTTCAACTGTATAAATTGAAAGATCTTCAGGCTTGTCCGAGTTCCCGCAGCCGAGCTGATCATAGAATATCACCGGCCTTTCATCAGAGAGCACCGACAGGGATTCGAAATAGTCATGGGACGCACCCGGCCCCCCGTGCAGTAGAAGAAGCGGTGTTTTCTTGCCGTCTGCTCCGACAATCCTGAACCAGATCCGCCCGTTTCCCGTGGAGATATACCCTTCCCGGTTGTTGTCATCCATATTTGTAATATTTATCTTATCTCCATATTTAGATGGCATAGTCGTACATAATGCCGCAAATACAAACAACAGCAATAAAATCAGGATTACCGTGGCACACAACACATGATTACCGGATTCCATGACACCAGTCATGGCACTATTCGAAAAAAAAGGATTTAATGGCTGCGTCTTTTGATCAAAACCGCAACCCCGAGCCCTGCCATCAGTGCGAACAATGGTGCCGGCGACTGATTGGCGTAGGCTGAAGTCCCTGTAGATGTAGCTGAACCCTGGGATGATGCACCGGCAGGTTTTGCATATTCCATTAATTCGGACAGGTCGTCATCGGTCAGGTCATAGTGATAAAACAACGAGTAATACTCCTTTACACGGTCGTCGACGTTATAGTCGAATACATCAGGGTAGTAGAGGTTCCCTAGCCATATCATAGATAAAAGACGGTTTACAGACGGCGGCCCTCCCATCCAGCTGTAAGGGCCGTATGGTGCTTCATAGACATTTCCATCCTGAACAGCCCGGAGCGACTGCCAGTCGGCGCTGTTCATGATCGCATCATAATATTCGTGCTCGTCATCATAAGCGACGATGATATAGTCGGGATTCATCTGGAGAATGTCCTCCATCGTATACTCGTCTCCCATACCGCTTGCAGTAACCGCTTCATTTGCAAGATTGTCGCTGATATAGTTGATTACCTCGCCATGATATGAGTTTTCGCCCGAACCTATGAGATATACCGAATTGCCGTCGACACTGACGACGTAGATCATGCTCTTCCTGTTGTCGCCGATCTCGTTCATTCCCACAGCAAACTCTGACAGAAGATCAGAGGTATAAGTCGAGAGCTTCTCACACTGTTCCTCTTCGGAAAGGAGCTCACCGAGGGTAAGATACGATCCCGGAATGTCCGACAGGTTGTTCTGCGTTACAAATGCAAAGTTAACACCTGTCTGCGCCTGTATCTTGTCGAGGTCCTCTTTCATCGTGCTCTTCGCCTCACCGATATCAAGCACGAGATCAATTCCGAGCTCCTTGTTCATCTCCATGATCTCTTCGGGATTCATGGTAGACTTCGCCCCGTAGAACTGGCCTGTAACAGGCAGGGCGGCAACACGCGGATCTATATACTTCAGCTGTGCATCGCTGTATTCACTCGAAATACTCACGAAGAGATCAGGATCGACCGAATAGAGCACGATCTGGGCCAGCGGACCGGAAGGAGATACTGCAGTGATATTTACCGGGAGTATCAGTTCTCTTCCCACATCATCGACAAATGTCCTTGTCTCTTCTGCGGCAGCAATTCCGGAAAAGAATGCCAGGAAAACACACAACACAATAAAAATACGATAGCCAAAAAGACTTCTCATAAAAAAAGTGTTCACCTTTTTAACATATAATGCTTTATTATTAGATCTTGTTAGGTTTTTAATATTAACTTTGTCAACTTAAACAGGAATGACAAAAAAGACAGTTGTTCCGGCTTTCAGCAGGTAAAAAAATTATTTTCTCCGGGTAATGCCAAACGCAGCCATGATTCCTGCAAGAATCCCAAATACGGAGAGCGGTGTTGCAACGGAATCGGGGTCCACAGGTGCGGAGGTATATACAGTCTGCCCCTTCTTATTGGTGTATTTTGTCTCATACTGGAATTCAGCACCATCTGTTGAAAAATCAACTCCTTTTTCGACTGCAAGGGTCAGGCCTTCGGGAATCTCAAAGGGCTTTCCGGGAATCAGGGCGAAGTCCTGTGCCAGCACGGCATTCTTCTGTAGTTTATAAGCGGAGCCTTCACCGGCGAATACGACTGCCTCGTCTCCCGTGATCGAGGTTACATTTGAGTTGAAGACGTAGTTCTGGTTTTCACCACTCTCGTCTTCATAGATTGTGATTACAGAATCTCCAGAGAATACAACTTTTCCGAATCTGCTGTCGACACCGAAGTTTCTCGTTCCGGCGCCTGTAGCAGATACTTCCACCACTCCGCCGGAGATCAGGACACCGCCTTCGCCATTATCACCGTCACCGTCTATTCCGAAACTGTTTGCACCGCCGACAGCCGAAGCGGTTACGCTGCCGCCTGAGATGATTACTGACTCGATCGCATAAAGCGCCTTGTTCTTATGGCTCGTGCTGCTGTCGGCAGTCGCGCTTACAGTTCCGCCGGAGATCGAGATCTGCCCCTCCGAAGAATATATTCCGCACGTTATATCCGTGCTCTCCCCTCCGGCCCTGAGATCGATATTTCCGCCTGTGATATCCACGGAAGATCCTTTAATGCCGTATGTTGTTTTGCCGCTGCCTGAAACCGTTATTTTCAGGATTTTCCCCGTATCGCTCTTTATTGTTATGGAACCTTCCGACTCTATCCCGGAGCAGTTTACAGCAGATATCGTGAAATCGTCCCTGACGATTATTACGGCCTCATCCGGCCCCGTATGATTGATCCCGTTTTTGTACATCTCCTGCGTATCCTGGGACAGGATATATTCGGTCGCTGCACACGACGGAGCAATACATACCCCGCAAAAAAACAATAATCCAAAGATAAAACTCAAACCTGATAACTTAATCTGCATTTTTTCACCACAATTCATCTTTTTGACGAGGAGGCGAGAAGATTCACCTTCGTTCCCGCTGCATAGATCCTCTGGAATTCAGCCCCCGATGCGATTCTCTTCGCCATTTCCGGATCGTTTATGACAAAACCGGAGAGATCCCCGACACCGAAATCAAAGAACTGTGGTGCAAGAGGTGTCCCGGGCCCTACAATTGCTACTTTTTCGGCGTTTTCCGACAACTCCAGCAGCCTGGGAAGGCTCTTGTCGCCAATGGCTGCACATGTTATAAATGCGAAATCGCATTCAGGCAGCAGAAAATCACATGCATTATAAGGATAATCGCCGGGGCCGGGGTCCCACTCGACGACGCTTAAGTCACACACAGGCTCGAATAGTCCTTCAATAAACGGGAAATGGCCGACAACGCAGACCTTTTTGCCGCGGATTTCGTTCTGCGAGTTGATGAACGGGTCTTTGAGCCTTCCCTCGACACGTCCAGGTTTTGGAATTTCAACTCCGTTCTTTTGTGCGTTTTCAGGGTGGTTGTACCACGCGACAATCGCGGCATTGCCGACAGAAGCTTCGATAAAATTCCATGATTTTACCAGTTCCGCAACCTCTTTCAGGGGTTTGCCTATCTTGTTCCCGGTATACTGCGGCGCACGCTGCCAGTAGGGCCTGTAGGGTGCTACACCACCGCCACCGTCTATCTGAACATATGTCAGTTCAGCCCCGATCACCACATCCCCTACGATGACATCATCGGGAATCCCTTCGATCAGGGCGTCATAAATCTCCCACTTACTCATTTTTCAGACCTCTCAATCCGATTTCTTCATTTTTTCTTTCACCATACACCTCTCATCTCAGAAAAGACCAGAACCATTCATCCATAAACTCCTCGACAACGCCATCGCCAATGACCTCCCCCTTCCTCAGGCTGTTGCGCAGGCCTAAAAGAATATTGTCGACCTTTTCGATCTTTTCAAGATTCCTCCTTTCGTTCTCCGTCGTAGGGAGAACCTTTGCGATACCCCCGTTTTTGA from Methanolacinia petrolearia DSM 11571 encodes:
- a CDS encoding APC family permease — encoded protein: MRDNSDKNKTAPTPPKAINWITMALLTTVAVASIRGLPAMAPYGLASILLYVIPAVVFLIPTALVSAELASGWEGGVFGWVNAAYGGNAGMFAIWQQWVQNVVWFPAQLAFFAAALAYIFDPGLANNGLFVGIVIIAVYWIANHLALRGVETFSQVGSKGLIVGTLIPVLVLVVLAVVFISTGGKSYITGSEASFIPVWAGFASIVLIISNFLSYAGMEMNAVHVTDMHNPEKTFPKAMLLACILILLVFIPGTLAISVCLPASGINLTTGVLQAFDVMFSYVGIAWGTHVMAALIVIGILASVVIWIPGPSKGLLLVGQEGYLPPWFQKTNKNGMQENILLVQGTAVTVLALFFAFIPSVQEAFWILSAMCVQLYLIMYVMMFLSAMRLRKTEPDKKRGFRVPAMGVVASLGLIASVLAFVIGFFQPAGANMNPLVYAGILLAGILLLGTWPMFISRYKKSGWDLRQKDKTESEQGT
- a CDS encoding substrate-binding domain-containing protein, with protein sequence MVKRYLSQITLDEAVEKVLELFGALKSSGTVPLAESAGRVAASPVYAEYSVPVTNVSAMDGVALKSSDTFAASEQNPVSVRDFLRVNTGNAVPLTYDAVVMIEDVWFEEKGEGITIRKSARPWQNVRAAGEDIKQGELIVPKNYRIRPFDIGALGTYGVTDPVVKKLRAGLIPTGSELVPIGTRPGPGQVVESNITMAAAWLGERNVDTTCYPPTPDDPEMIRDVISEAVLENDIIIVSAGSSAGTRDFTAGAIGDLGRLVFHGISMMPGKPMILGEIEGKPVIGLPGYPISAQVVLREILGPLLDTLGFSGPPSEKLEVSLAGDLTSNVGYDEFVLLSVAKHGDHYIASQQSRGAGVQMASIRSNAYLRLPAPIEGYAEGESVFLNMTRSIAHADRSLLVTGIMEPPMGWLSNILSEEEIWLHNGNTGNISGIIALKKDICHAAALHALSAEGGYNTEYIRQYMPGEEIHMTGIAGIILGIASKTGIGIDELPGSSIVNQPAGSECRIVLDRLFSGRSIDPESVNGYSRVVNNPLSAAIAVAGGNCDAALTSYSIAKTYGLEFEPVAVEQYELAVRAEHMQDERVMRLIDAISSEEFRRVLDDAGSYDSGITGKRRIIQ
- a CDS encoding molybdopterin molybdotransferase MoeA, which translates into the protein MKSSFLSLIRVDEAVDLAKSIAPAMPPERVLLDDALGRVLSEDVRSDIDIPGFDRSWKDGYAVFAADTTNATDSIPSMLKLKGRIDMGAGEKMSLSRGECFNIPTGGQMPDGADAVVMVEYTDEVGGDVLVKRPVAVGENVVKKGEDFPEGGVVFGRGEVLSASDLGALAAIGYYEVPVMKKPVVGIISTGIEIVPVDKKPKVGEVRDVNSYLCSAFVRKQGGIPLHLGIVRDNEEEMISLIRSGVDKCDLILISGGSSKDIRDITARVLYTEGEVLAHGVMLAPGKPTIIAKVKDTPVIGIPGHPAATYMVLSVIVRHLLVAMAGFSDTMKSVRKARLVTNISSEKGREEYVRIKLVAENEAMPLFGKSGLLNTIVESDGVIKIPAGREGLEAGEEVEVFLW
- a CDS encoding PH domain-containing protein, with translation MSEIELFKDFKPVTRFKKYNLIVVSLVVIILWLCIAWIIPVFENTILNIIVVALLIVSLLVTVVWNSLYYKSIVYHLNETEMTWKRGVWFRQTGIVPYNRITNVDIVQGPLMRIFGISNLRIQTAGYSAQNVAEIRITGIEEPEPLREMIMGFVRSRGPAAAATGGDDSESSGQVSSGEILDELREIRKILNKMAEK
- a CDS encoding formylmethanofuran dehydrogenase subunit A, whose product is MSEYLIKNGWVIDPLNDIYGETMDIAVRDGKIVESVGSSAEVIDAGGNLTMPGGVDSHTHICGTKVNFGRYMSPEDMRAGRGRARRNMHPVSGYSVPTVYANTYRYSAMGYTTVLEGAMAPFEARHTHEEFAHTTLQDTMANTLFDGNWSAMEAIHDGDLKKTAAVVAWYLTAAKGFGLKLTNPGGTEAWGYGKDVNCIHDRVPYFDVSPAEIIDYMIRANEFLKLPHSVHLHCNNLGKPGNYKCTLETMNRTPDLNDKRQTLYLTHVQFHSYGGSSWHDFCSKSDDVAWMVNRKPQVAIDMGQVMFGRTTTMTADGPMEFNLFRLYNNKWSNHDVELETGSGVIPVLYSRKNLVNSIMWAIGLELALQVKDPWRCMLTTDNPNGAPFVKYPEIAALLMSKKYRDLEMETVHPDIYKRVLLQTLDRELDWNEIAIMTRAAQAKALGIVDLGKGHLGVGADADIAIYPLKPYEIDPSVEYEKVIAGLSCTEHTIKRGRPVSRKGACLVHGSNTTFWVKPEVPEEYDISRDPEFIKKFERYYTVRMSNYPVREEYLHRNYCIETKPDF